In the Vitis vinifera cultivar Pinot Noir 40024 chromosome 2, ASM3070453v1 genome, one interval contains:
- the LOC100249510 gene encoding probable polyamine transporter At1g31830 isoform X2 produces MGECNGVEYVGVGVGVDELAPLRVDNFKKVSVLPLVFLIFYEVSGGPFGIEDSVGAAGPLLALLGFLIFPFIWSIPEALITAEMGTMFPENGGYVVWVSSALGPYWGFQQGWMKWLSGVIDNALYPVLFLDYLDSSVPALSGGLPRIAAVLALTVVLTYMNYRGLTIVGWAAILLGVFSILPFVIMGLVAIPKLKPSRWLVVEKDVDWNLYLNTLFWNLNYWDSISTLAGEVENPKRTLPKALFYALILVVLGYFFPLLIGTGAIPLDREAWTDGYFSDVAKMIGGVWLGWWITGAAAASNLGMFVAEMSSDSFQLLGMAERGMLPSIFAKRSHYGTPLIGILFSASGVLLLSWMSFQEIIAAENFLYCFGMILEFIAFVRLRIKYPAASRPYKIPLGTVGSILMCVPPTILICIVLALSSLKVAVVSLIAVIIGLVLQPCLKCIERKRWLKFSVSSDLPDLHCENHENVEPLVN; encoded by the coding sequence ATGGGGGAATGCAATGGTGTGGAATATGTGGGGGTGGGTGTGGGTGTTGATGAATTAGCTCCTCTCAGGGTGGATAACTTCAAGAAAGTTTCAGTTCTACCACTTGTTTTCCTTATCTTCTATGAGGTGTCTGGGGGCCCATTTGGCATTGAGGACAGTGTGGGGGCTGCTGGCCCTCTTCTAGCTCTGCTCGGATTTTTGATCTTTCCCTTTATATGGAGCATTCCTGAAGCGCTAATCACAGCTGAGATGGGGACCATGTTCCCTGAAAATGGTGGTTATGTGGTTTGGGTGTCATCGGCTTTGGGGCCTTATTGGGGGTTTCAGCAAGGGTGGATGAAATGGTTGAGTGGAGTTATTGACAATGCTTTATACCCAGTTCTGTTTCTGGACTATTTGGATTCCTCTGTCCCTGCTTTAAGTGGTGGTTTACCGAGAATTGCAGCGGTTTTGGCTTTGACTGTAGTTCTTACTTACATGAACTACAGGGGCTTAACCATTGTGGGATGGGCTGCTATTTTGCTGGGTGTATTTTCAATCCTTCCTTTTGTGATCATGGGACTTGTGGCAATTCCAAAGTTGAAGCCCTCACGATGGTTGGTAGTGGAAAAGGATGTGGATTGGAATTTGTATTTGAACACACTCTTTTGGAATCTGAACTACTGGGATTCAATCAGTACTCTTGCAGGAGAGGTGGAAAACCCAAAAAGGACTCTTCCAAAGGCACTCTTTTATGCCCTGATCTTGGTCGTGCTCGGGTATTTCTTCCCTCTTTTAATTGGTACTGGTGCTATTCCTCTTGATCGTGAGGCTTGGACTGATGGGTATTTCTCAGATGTTGCTAAAATGATAGGGGGAGTCTGGTTGGGTTGGTGGATTACAGGGGCTGCTGCAGCGTCGAATCTGGGGATGTTTGTAGCTGAAATGAGCAGTGATTCCTTCCAACTTTTGGGGATGGCAGAGCGGGGAATGCTTCCCAGCATCTTTGCCAAAAGGTCGCACTATGGCACCCCACTCATTGGAATTCTATTCTCAGCTTCTGGTGTGCTTTTGCTTTCATGGATGAGCTTTCAAGAAATCATAGCTGCAGAAAACTTCTTATATTGTTTTGGAATGATTTTGGAGTTCATTGCATTTGTTCGATTGAGGATTAAATACCCGGCTGCATCTCGCCCATACAAGATACCTCTTGGGACAGTTGGGTCTATTCTAATGTGTGTTCCTCCAACCATATTGATCTGCATTGTTCTGGCTCTTTCTTCACTCAAAGTCGCGGTTGTAAGTCTTATTGCTGTGATAATCGGCCTTGTGCTGCAGCCTTGCCTCAAATGcatagagagaaagagatggCTTAAATTCTCAGTGAGTTCTGATCTCCCTGATCTTCACTGTGAAAATCATGAGAATGTTGAACCGCTGGTGAATTAA
- the LOC100249510 gene encoding probable polyamine transporter At1g31830 isoform X1 translates to MHSPPPATQTTTVQSPPGASPNDVVGVPTPPSGQQLREEVPAMGECNGVEYVGVGVGVDELAPLRVDNFKKVSVLPLVFLIFYEVSGGPFGIEDSVGAAGPLLALLGFLIFPFIWSIPEALITAEMGTMFPENGGYVVWVSSALGPYWGFQQGWMKWLSGVIDNALYPVLFLDYLDSSVPALSGGLPRIAAVLALTVVLTYMNYRGLTIVGWAAILLGVFSILPFVIMGLVAIPKLKPSRWLVVEKDVDWNLYLNTLFWNLNYWDSISTLAGEVENPKRTLPKALFYALILVVLGYFFPLLIGTGAIPLDREAWTDGYFSDVAKMIGGVWLGWWITGAAAASNLGMFVAEMSSDSFQLLGMAERGMLPSIFAKRSHYGTPLIGILFSASGVLLLSWMSFQEIIAAENFLYCFGMILEFIAFVRLRIKYPAASRPYKIPLGTVGSILMCVPPTILICIVLALSSLKVAVVSLIAVIIGLVLQPCLKCIERKRWLKFSVSSDLPDLHCENHENVEPLVN, encoded by the exons aTGCATAGCCCACCACCCGCTACTCAAACGACGACGGTGCAGAGTCCACCGGGCGCCTCTCCAAACGACGTCGTCGGAGTGCCCACTCCACCGTCTGGCCAG CAATTGAGGGAAGAGGTTCCTGCAATGGGGGAATGCAATGGTGTGGAATATGTGGGGGTGGGTGTGGGTGTTGATGAATTAGCTCCTCTCAGGGTGGATAACTTCAAGAAAGTTTCAGTTCTACCACTTGTTTTCCTTATCTTCTATGAGGTGTCTGGGGGCCCATTTGGCATTGAGGACAGTGTGGGGGCTGCTGGCCCTCTTCTAGCTCTGCTCGGATTTTTGATCTTTCCCTTTATATGGAGCATTCCTGAAGCGCTAATCACAGCTGAGATGGGGACCATGTTCCCTGAAAATGGTGGTTATGTGGTTTGGGTGTCATCGGCTTTGGGGCCTTATTGGGGGTTTCAGCAAGGGTGGATGAAATGGTTGAGTGGAGTTATTGACAATGCTTTATACCCAGTTCTGTTTCTGGACTATTTGGATTCCTCTGTCCCTGCTTTAAGTGGTGGTTTACCGAGAATTGCAGCGGTTTTGGCTTTGACTGTAGTTCTTACTTACATGAACTACAGGGGCTTAACCATTGTGGGATGGGCTGCTATTTTGCTGGGTGTATTTTCAATCCTTCCTTTTGTGATCATGGGACTTGTGGCAATTCCAAAGTTGAAGCCCTCACGATGGTTGGTAGTGGAAAAGGATGTGGATTGGAATTTGTATTTGAACACACTCTTTTGGAATCTGAACTACTGGGATTCAATCAGTACTCTTGCAGGAGAGGTGGAAAACCCAAAAAGGACTCTTCCAAAGGCACTCTTTTATGCCCTGATCTTGGTCGTGCTCGGGTATTTCTTCCCTCTTTTAATTGGTACTGGTGCTATTCCTCTTGATCGTGAGGCTTGGACTGATGGGTATTTCTCAGATGTTGCTAAAATGATAGGGGGAGTCTGGTTGGGTTGGTGGATTACAGGGGCTGCTGCAGCGTCGAATCTGGGGATGTTTGTAGCTGAAATGAGCAGTGATTCCTTCCAACTTTTGGGGATGGCAGAGCGGGGAATGCTTCCCAGCATCTTTGCCAAAAGGTCGCACTATGGCACCCCACTCATTGGAATTCTATTCTCAGCTTCTGGTGTGCTTTTGCTTTCATGGATGAGCTTTCAAGAAATCATAGCTGCAGAAAACTTCTTATATTGTTTTGGAATGATTTTGGAGTTCATTGCATTTGTTCGATTGAGGATTAAATACCCGGCTGCATCTCGCCCATACAAGATACCTCTTGGGACAGTTGGGTCTATTCTAATGTGTGTTCCTCCAACCATATTGATCTGCATTGTTCTGGCTCTTTCTTCACTCAAAGTCGCGGTTGTAAGTCTTATTGCTGTGATAATCGGCCTTGTGCTGCAGCCTTGCCTCAAATGcatagagagaaagagatggCTTAAATTCTCAGTGAGTTCTGATCTCCCTGATCTTCACTGTGAAAATCATGAGAATGTTGAACCGCTGGTGAATTAA